CTAAGGATACAAATAAAAGCCACCAACACCTCCCTCACTCCTGCCATCAAGGAGTATGTGGAGAAAAAAATCGGGTCACTGGAAAGAATGATAAAGCCCGATGACACGAGCGCCCTTGCCGATGTCGAGATTGAAAAAACTACCAATCATCACAAGGATGGGGAGGAATTGTTTCGGGCCGAAGTGAACTTGCGAGTTGGCAAGGCATATTTCCGCGCCGAGGCATCAAACTTTGACCTTTACGCGGCCATCGATTTTCTCAAAGATGAAATGCATCGCGAATTGAGCGTAAACAAGAGAAAGACGATACATATGATAAGAAAAGGAGGGCAAGCGATAAAAAATATTATAAAAGGTTTTAGTCGTTTTAAGAAAAAATAATATGCGAATTCAAATATCGTGGAATCCGAGGCAGTTAGCGGAAAGATGGGTTTCAATAACGGTGCTTATAGGCTGTACGCTCATTACTGCCGGTATCATTTATTTATCGTATACTGCGGACAACCTAGGGGAAAAATGGGCGTCGGGGA
This region of Candidatus Taylorbacteria bacterium genomic DNA includes:
- the raiA gene encoding ribosome-associated translation inhibitor RaiA, yielding MLRIQIKATNTSLTPAIKEYVEKKIGSLERMIKPDDTSALADVEIEKTTNHHKDGEELFRAEVNLRVGKAYFRAEASNFDLYAAIDFLKDEMHRELSVNKRKTIHMIRKGGQAIKNIIKGFSRFKKK